CAGCAGCTCCTCGGTACGCCGGGCGGCCATCAGCGGCCCGCTGCCGAGCCAGCTGAAGCAGACGGCGCCCTGCTCCAGCAACCGCACCGAGCCCCGCTCGACCGCCGTGATCCCGACCTTGACCAGACCGGGCCCGAACCACGCGAGGTACACGCGGTACGGCCGCGGGTCGTCGGCGACCCGGTCCGCGGCGACGGAGTGCGCCCGGTCCAGCCGCGCACACTCCTCGCACCGCCCGCCCGCGCTCCTCCCCGGCACGACCACCCGCCGGGGACACGCATGCCCCCGAGCCCCCGCACACTCCCGCACACCCCCCTCCACCACTCCGAAGGAGACCCGCTTCCCCCAGGACAACGGGCTACGACGCCCCCCGTCCCACATCAGCTCCGGCCCCTCCGCCGACCACCGCAGCCCCGCGCACTTCCATGCCTGTGCCATCACCCGCCACGGTAGGCCCAGGCACTGACACCACGGGCAGGGCCTTGGGCGCGCGCCCCGCGAGCCGGCATCCGACACACCCCGGATGCCCGTCCCGGGCCCACGGATCCCGTACCCGCATCCCCCACTCCGCCTTCGGCCGCACCCCCGGCGGCTTGCCCCACCCGGCGAGATGCAGCCCCCAGGTGACCAGCGCGCCCAGCCCCACGATCACGAGTCCGCCGGCCAGGAGAACCCCGGACACGGCACACACCCCCACGCCCACCACGGCGGTCCCGACGGTCGCGATGCCGACGCCGGTCCAGCCGGCGACCGTATGTCCCTCGTCGTACAGATGACCCGCCATGTTTCCCTCACCTTCTAAGAAGTTGTAATTCTGAACCTCTTAGAGGGTAAGAGAAACCGAAAGCAGATAACAAGGACCCAGCAGAAACCAACGCCCCACAGACGAGAGCCCGAGATGCCAGCCGAGCCGACACCGCCGCACCACGGCCGCCCCGCCGCCACCCCCGCGCAAGCGCTCGCGGCGATGGACGACCTCATCGCGGCCAGCATGGTCGGCCAGCAGGAGATGGCCCAGCGCCTGGGCCTGAACGTCACCGACCTGACCTGTTTCGCCTACGTCCTCCAGGCCGGCGAGGACCTCCTCACCGCCGGCGACCTCGCGACCCGCGTCCACGTCACGACGGGCGCGGTGACCGGCATCCTCAACCGCCTGGAACGCGCCGGCTATGTCACCCGCCGCCCCGACCCCGAGGACCGTCGCCGGGTCCGCGTCGCCGCGATCCCCTCGGCGGTCGCCCGCGTCCACGCCCTCTACGAGCCGTACTACGTCCGCCTCAACGCCCTCTTCGCGGACTACTCCCCCCAGGAGACCGCCGTCCTGACGGACTGGTTCACCCGCGCCACCACCCTGGCCCACACCTACCGAGAGGAACTCCGCCTCCACGACAGCTGATTCGCGTCTACTGAACGAGGTTCCTCTTCGGGCGGACCACGCAGAACTCGTTCCCCTCCGGATCGGCCAGCGCGGTCCAGGACTCGTCGCCGCTCCGCCCGACGTACGCCCTGCGAGCCCCGAGCGCGAGGCGTGAGTAACCCGTGGCGCCCTGCACAGTTGTCAGGTTGATCAGGTCGGGCGGACGTCGCCCGCGACCTTCAGCAACGTGGAGGAAAAATGACCGCCCCTACCCTCGTTCGGCGGACCGCGGTACGCACCACGACAGTCGCCGTTCTCACCGCGGGACTCTTGATCGTCAGCATCGCCGGCGCCCAAGCTGCCGACGCTCCGGCCCTCGGGAGCCTGGTCCCGCAGGTCAACAACATCCTGTCGGGCCTCCTGAGCGGCAACGCCGTCAGCTCGCTTCTGCCCAACGGCATCCTCGGCGGCTGAACAGCCCTTCCGGGGCCTCTTCCGGGGACATTGACGTCACCCGTTGACGCCAAAGGCCCCGCCGGACGAACCGGCGGGGCCTTTGGTCTGTGTGCACTCGGCAGGATTCGAACCTGCAACCTTCTGATCCGTAGTCAGATGCTCTATCCGTTAAGCTACGAGTGCTTGTTATTCGGTTTTTCTGTCTTCGCTCTCGGCCCTTCCGGCCCGCTCGCGGCGACAGGAAGAACATTACATGACTGCCGCCGACATGTGAAATCCGTTTGCCATACCGCTTGTGAGCTGCGGAAACGCCTGTCTGGGGGGCTTCTGGGAAACGACGAAGCCCCGGTCGGGTGGACCGGGGCTTCGGTGATCGCGCGGAGGCGGAGGGATTTGAACCCTCGATGGGATTGAAGTCCCAAACCGCATTAGCAGTGCGGCGCCATAGACCGGACTAGGCGACGCCTCCAGCACAACCGCTCGCGTGTGTGCGAGTGGTGCGTGCAGATGATGACACAGTCGAGCGGCGTGTCACCAATCGCCGTCCACGGTACTAGGCAGGTGGGCCACAGGGCAAAGCCGTTGCCGGGGCGCAACGTCGTCGGGGGCCTCGCGTTAGTCCTGTCATGT
The sequence above is a segment of the Streptomyces asoensis genome. Coding sequences within it:
- a CDS encoding DUF2797 domain-containing protein yields the protein MAQAWKCAGLRWSAEGPELMWDGGRRSPLSWGKRVSFGVVEGGVRECAGARGHACPRRVVVPGRSAGGRCEECARLDRAHSVAADRVADDPRPYRVYLAWFGPGLVKVGITAVERGSVRLLEQGAVCFSWLGSGPLMAARRTEELLRAALRVPDRIPYAEKRAVRAALPQAEGERAEEMSEVYARAVELGGWPESLERAPFRPVDHVRAFGLAGAPAALGEVGQLVPGGAVSGELVAAAGPDLHLATPGGVVVLDTRLMRGWQLVPVAGGEPAFPVRHFEVGADHRQDGLF
- a CDS encoding HGxxPAAW family protein → MAGHLYDEGHTVAGWTGVGIATVGTAVVGVGVCAVSGVLLAGGLVIVGLGALVTWGLHLAGWGKPPGVRPKAEWGMRVRDPWARDGHPGCVGCRLAGRAPKALPVVSVPGPTVAGDGTGMEVRGAAVVGGGAGADVGRGAS
- a CDS encoding MarR family winged helix-turn-helix transcriptional regulator produces the protein MPAEPTPPHHGRPAATPAQALAAMDDLIAASMVGQQEMAQRLGLNVTDLTCFAYVLQAGEDLLTAGDLATRVHVTTGAVTGILNRLERAGYVTRRPDPEDRRRVRVAAIPSAVARVHALYEPYYVRLNALFADYSPQETAVLTDWFTRATTLAHTYREELRLHDS